The Andreesenia angusta genome contains the following window.
TCCTGAGCTCCCTTTACGTAGCAAGCTGTTCCAAGACAAACTCCCATCTGGTACTTGCCTTTAGGCACAAGCGTGAACTGCGAGTAGAAAGTCACAACTCCGTACACCTCTGCTAGTGGTACAGAAAGACCCTCAGATATCTTTCTCTGAACCTCTATAGGAAGGTATCCAAAAAGGCTCTGCGCCTTGTGAAGCAC
Protein-coding sequences here:
- a CDS encoding complex I 24 kDa subunit family protein, whose translation is VLHKAQSLFGYLPIEVQRKISEGLSVPLAEVYGVVTFYSQFTLVPKGKYQMGVCLGTACYVKGAQDIIDEIKRQTGVAVEGTTPDGKYSLTATRCIGACGLAPVMDVNGEVYGRLKASDVKDILAQYQ